The window CAGGCATAAAAAACGATCTCGATGAGCCTGCTTGAATTATATATTATTTGATTTATCAGGAGCAATTTTAAAAAGTGCTCGTGAATAAAAAATTCAAATATGATCAGAAGGAAGAGTCATTGATCACATTTGAAAAAGCGAATATATCTCCTATGTTCAGAAAAATGTAGAATATTTTATACTCACAATTTTTAGTAGCTGATCCCACAACCTCATCTTTCAATACCTGGAGTTATTGGTATAAATGAATCTGAGGTTCTACATTATTTGCACTGCTGCTTTATTCACTTTAGGGGCATCTGCTTCACTCACTTTTGGAGCACCTGCTTCACTCACTTCCGAGGTGCCTGTTTCACTCGCTTTAGATGTGCCTTTCTTAGCAGACAGCAACACCACTGCAACAATCCACGGGGGAATATATGCATGGGGTACCTTTGAAACCCTGAACGATACTTTGATTAATATAAATTCCAATCCCCCTCAATCCATAGTGGCAAAAAACGGCATGTATTCCTTTGAACTGGTGCCCGGAGACTATATTATTACAGCCAGGTATTACAGGAATGACACCCTCACCTATTCAAAAGAAGTAACTTTCCAGATTAACGATGAAGGCACTTACGTTTTAGATCTCCTGCTTTATCCCGTCTCCAAAAATCCGACAACAGAAACAATCTCAACTAGAATTGATAATCACAATAGTGTGAACCCCCCCGAACAAACCAGTGCTGGCTCTTCAGTTATAAGTTACCTGCCAATAGCCCTTGCGCTTCTTCTTCTATTCGGCGGAGGCTACATACTTTCCAGTATGCGCAAAAAAGAAAAAAACACGTTTCAGAAAGGAAAGTTCAATATACCCGGACTTCTGGTAAAAGTCTCTGGTAAAAACAATGGTTCGGGAGTTATACCGGGATTCGGAAACCTTGAAGAAGCTGTCTCCGTAACAGAAACGGTCTCCGTAACAGAACCAATAACAGAACCTGCAGATCATTCCAAGGA is drawn from Methanosarcina lacustris Z-7289 and contains these coding sequences:
- a CDS encoding helix-turn-helix transcriptional regulator translates to MNLRFYIICTAALFTLGASASLTFGAPASLTSEVPVSLALDVPFLADSNTTATIHGGIYAWGTFETLNDTLININSNPPQSIVAKNGMYSFELVPGDYIITARYYRNDTLTYSKEVTFQINDEGTYVLDLLLYPVSKNPTTETISTRIDNHNSVNPPEQTSAGSSVISYLPIALALLLLFGGGYILSSMRKKEKNTFQKGKFNIPGLLVKVSGKNNGSGVIPGFGNLEEAVSVTETVSVTEPITEPADHSKETVALKKLPLSTDLREVLDIIRNHKGQITQKDLRSRLDYSEVKVSLMLSELKKRELIKKVKNGRENIVVLINEERR